The proteins below come from a single Octopus sinensis linkage group LG10, ASM634580v1, whole genome shotgun sequence genomic window:
- the LOC115216563 gene encoding tubulin alpha chain isoform X2, translating into MRECISIHVGQAGVQIGNACWELYCLEHGIQPSGQMPSDKTVGGGDDSFNTFFSETGSGKHVPRAVFVDLEPTVVDEIRTGQYRQLFHPEQLITGKEDAANNYARGHYTVGKEHIDLVLDRIRKLADQCTGLQGFLIFHSFGGGTGSGFTSLLMERLSVDYGKKSKLEFSVYPAPQVATAVVEPYNSILTTHTTLEHSDCAFMVDNEAIYDICRRNLDIDRPSYTNLNRLIAQVVSSITASLRFDGALNVDLTEFQTNLVPYPRIHFPLATYAPIISAEKAYHEQLNVAEITNACFEPANQMVKCDPRHGKYMACCMLYRGDVVPKDVNAAIATIKTKRSIQFVDWCPTGFKVGINYQPPTVVPGGDLAKVQRAVCMLSNTTAVAEAWARLDHKFDLMYAKRAFVHWYVGEGMEEGEFSEAREDLAALEKDYEEVGVDTFDAEEEEGDEY; encoded by the exons ATG AGGGAATGTATCAGTATTCATGTCGGACAGGCCGGAGTCCAGATTGGTAATGCCTGCTGGGAACTTTATTGTCTGGAACATGGAATCCAGCCAAGTGGTCAGATGCCATCTGACAAAACAGTTGGCGGTGGAGATGACTCTTTCAACACTTTCTTCAGTGAAACAGGGTCTGGAAAACATGTCCCCAGGGCTGTTTTTGTAGACTTGGAACCCACTGTTGTTG atGAGATTCGTACCGGTCAGTACAGACAACTTTTCCATCCTGAACAACTCATTACAGGCAAGGAAGATGCAGCCAATAACTATGCCAGAGGTCATTATACTGTCGGAAAAGAACATATTGATTTGGTTCTTGACAGAATTCGCAAACTTGCTGACCAATGTACTGGCCTTCAAGGTTTCTTAATCTTCCACAGTTTCGGTGGTGGTACTGGTTCCGGATTCACATCTCTTCTTATGGAACGTCTCAGTGTTGACTATGGAAAGAAGTCTAAACTAGAATTCTCTGTTTATCCTGCTCCTCAAGTAGCAACTGCTGTTGTAGAACCATACAATTCTATCCTGACCACCCATACCACTCTTGAGCACTCTGATTgtgctttcatggttgataaTGAAGCCATCTACGATATCTGCCGAAGAAATCTTGATATTGATCGTCCCAGCTACACTAACCTGAATCGTTTGATTGCTCAGGTTGTCAGTTCAATCACTGCCTCTCTGAGGTTTGATGGTGCTCTTAACGTTGATCTGACTGAGTTCCAGACCAACTTGGTACCTTATCCTCGAATTCATTTCCCATTGGCTACTTATGCACCAATCATTTCTGCTGAGAAAGCCTATCATGAGCAGTTGAATGTAGCTGAGATTACAAACGCATGCTTTGAACCAGCAAACCAGATGGTTAAGTGTGATCCACGTCATGGGAAATACATGGCCTGCTGTATGTTGTACCGTGGTGATGTCGTACCAAAAGATGTCAACGCTGCCATTGCAACTATCAAAACAAAGAGGTCAATCCAGTTCGTTGACTGGTGTCCAACTGGCTTCAAGGTTGGTATCAATTACCAACCACCAACTGTTGTTCCAGGAGGTGATCTTGCTAAGGTTCAACGTGCTGTGTGCATGTTGAGCAACACCACAGCTGTTGCTGAAGCTTGGGCTCGTCTTGATCACAAATTTGACTTGATGTATGCCAAGCGTGCTTTCGTTCACTGGTATGTGGGAGAAGGTATGGAAGAAGGTGAGTTCTCTGAAGCTCGTGAAGATTTGGCAGCTCTGGAGAAAGACTATGAAGAGGTTGGAGTCGACACATTTGATgctgaagaagaggaaggagatgaatattaa
- the LOC115216563 gene encoding tubulin alpha chain isoform X3 codes for MRECISIHVGQAGVQIGNACWELYCLEHGIQPSGQMPSDKTVGGGDDSFNTFFSETGSGKHVPRAVFVDLEPTVVDEIRTGQYRQLFHPEQLITGKEDAANNYARGHYTVGKEHIDLVLDRIRKLADQCTGLQGFLIFHSFGGGTGSGFTSLLMERLSVDYGKKSKLEFSVYPAPQVATAVVEPYNSILTTHTTLEHSDCAFMVDNEAIYDICRRNLDIDRPSYTNLNRLIAQVVSSITASLRFDGALNVDLTEFQTNLVPYPRIHFPLATYAPIISAEKAYHEQLNVAEITNACFEPANQMVKCDPRHGKYMACCMLYRGDVVPKDVNAAIATIKTKRSIQFVDWCPTGFKVGINYQPPTVVPGGDLAKVQRAVCMLSNTTAVAEAWARLDHKFDLMYAKRAFVHWYVGEGMEEGEFSEAREDLAALEKDYEEVGVDTFDAEEEEGDEY; via the exons AGGGAATGTATCAGTATTCATGTCGGACAGGCCGGAGTCCAGATTGGTAATGCCTGCTGGGAACTTTATTGTCTGGAACATGGAATCCAGCCAAGTGGTCAGATGCCATCTGACAAAACAGTTGGCGGTGGAGATGACTCTTTCAACACTTTCTTCAGTGAAACAGGGTCTGGAAAACATGTCCCCAGGGCTGTTTTTGTAGACTTGGAACCCACTGTTGTTG atGAGATTCGTACCGGTCAGTACAGACAACTTTTCCATCCTGAACAACTCATTACAGGCAAGGAAGATGCAGCCAATAACTATGCCAGAGGTCATTATACTGTCGGAAAAGAACATATTGATTTGGTTCTTGACAGAATTCGCAAACTTGCTGACCAATGTACTGGCCTTCAAGGTTTCTTAATCTTCCACAGTTTCGGTGGTGGTACTGGTTCCGGATTCACATCTCTTCTTATGGAACGTCTCAGTGTTGACTATGGAAAGAAGTCTAAACTAGAATTCTCTGTTTATCCTGCTCCTCAAGTAGCAACTGCTGTTGTAGAACCATACAATTCTATCCTGACCACCCATACCACTCTTGAGCACTCTGATTgtgctttcatggttgataaTGAAGCCATCTACGATATCTGCCGAAGAAATCTTGATATTGATCGTCCCAGCTACACTAACCTGAATCGTTTGATTGCTCAGGTTGTCAGTTCAATCACTGCCTCTCTGAGGTTTGATGGTGCTCTTAACGTTGATCTGACTGAGTTCCAGACCAACTTGGTACCTTATCCTCGAATTCATTTCCCATTGGCTACTTATGCACCAATCATTTCTGCTGAGAAAGCCTATCATGAGCAGTTGAATGTAGCTGAGATTACAAACGCATGCTTTGAACCAGCAAACCAGATGGTTAAGTGTGATCCACGTCATGGGAAATACATGGCCTGCTGTATGTTGTACCGTGGTGATGTCGTACCAAAAGATGTCAACGCTGCCATTGCAACTATCAAAACAAAGAGGTCAATCCAGTTCGTTGACTGGTGTCCAACTGGCTTCAAGGTTGGTATCAATTACCAACCACCAACTGTTGTTCCAGGAGGTGATCTTGCTAAGGTTCAACGTGCTGTGTGCATGTTGAGCAACACCACAGCTGTTGCTGAAGCTTGGGCTCGTCTTGATCACAAATTTGACTTGATGTATGCCAAGCGTGCTTTCGTTCACTGGTATGTGGGAGAAGGTATGGAAGAAGGTGAGTTCTCTGAAGCTCGTGAAGATTTGGCAGCTCTGGAGAAAGACTATGAAGAGGTTGGAGTCGACACATTTGATgctgaagaagaggaaggagatgaatattaa